Proteins encoded within one genomic window of Mesorhizobium sp. AR10:
- a CDS encoding TolC family outer membrane protein produces MLFPRYGFLACLVLSATALSPIVASAETIFGALSKAYQNNSSLNSARAGVRVTDEGVPLAKSGWRPTINGQADVDYQNTRVSGASNKLSSASVGIVINQSLFDGFQTRNNVAAAESRVSASVESLRNTEENILFTAAQAYMDVIRDRQVAVLTEQNLQFLTEQARAARSRFEVGEGTRTDVAQADASRSSAVAQLSAARAQALASAASYHQIVGDEPGKLKGASPLAKLLPSNLGAAITIASAEHPAILATQHLVDAAGFSVKSNEGALLPQLSASAGISQDYLHRSPDIGTNGDSTSANIGATLTIPIYSGGRTSALVRQSKESLSQARIEVDVSRDQVRNAVTSAWTQYTAAQQGVVANREVIAAAQLALNGVIEERNVGQRTTLDVLNAQNAVITAKIELANSEHDVVVASYAILSAIGRLSVERLALQVTKYRPEEHYNAVKDKWIGLRTPDGR; encoded by the coding sequence TTGTTGTTTCCGCGATACGGGTTCCTGGCGTGTCTGGTCCTGTCCGCGACCGCGCTTTCGCCGATAGTCGCCTCCGCGGAAACCATTTTCGGCGCGCTTTCCAAGGCCTACCAGAACAATTCCTCGCTGAATTCCGCCCGTGCCGGTGTCCGTGTCACCGACGAGGGCGTGCCCCTCGCCAAGTCCGGCTGGCGCCCGACCATCAATGGACAGGCTGACGTCGACTACCAGAACACGCGCGTCAGCGGCGCCAGCAACAAACTTTCGAGCGCCAGTGTCGGTATCGTGATCAACCAGAGCCTGTTCGACGGGTTCCAGACCAGGAACAACGTCGCTGCCGCCGAATCGCGGGTCAGCGCCTCGGTCGAAAGCCTGCGCAACACCGAAGAGAACATTCTGTTTACTGCGGCGCAAGCGTATATGGACGTGATACGCGACCGGCAGGTGGCGGTGCTGACCGAGCAGAACCTGCAGTTCCTCACCGAGCAAGCGCGCGCGGCACGCTCGCGCTTTGAGGTTGGCGAAGGCACGCGCACCGACGTCGCCCAGGCCGACGCCTCGCGTTCGTCCGCCGTGGCGCAGTTGAGTGCCGCGCGTGCGCAGGCACTGGCAAGTGCGGCGTCCTATCATCAGATCGTCGGCGATGAACCGGGCAAGCTCAAGGGCGCTTCACCGTTGGCGAAGCTTTTGCCATCGAACCTGGGTGCGGCGATCACCATCGCATCCGCCGAGCATCCGGCCATCCTGGCCACCCAGCATCTGGTCGATGCGGCGGGGTTTTCGGTGAAATCGAACGAAGGCGCCCTGCTGCCGCAGCTTTCCGCTTCGGCCGGTATTTCCCAGGATTATCTGCACCGTAGTCCGGATATCGGCACCAACGGCGATTCGACCTCGGCCAATATCGGCGCGACGCTGACAATCCCGATCTATTCGGGTGGCCGTACCTCGGCATTGGTTCGGCAGTCGAAGGAATCGCTCAGCCAGGCCCGGATCGAGGTCGATGTCAGCCGCGACCAGGTGCGCAACGCCGTCACCTCGGCATGGACGCAATACACCGCCGCGCAACAGGGTGTCGTTGCCAACAGGGAGGTGATCGCCGCCGCGCAATTGGCTTTGAATGGCGTCATCGAAGAGCGCAATGTCGGCCAGCGCACCACGCTCGACGTGTTGAACGCCCAGAACGCCGTCATCACTGCGAAGATCGAGCTTGCCAACTCCGAACATGATGTCGTGGTGGCGAGCTATGCCATCCTTTCGGCGATCGGCCGTCTGTCGGTCGAACGCCTCGCTCTGCAGGTGACGAAATACAGACCTGAAGAGCATTACAACGCGGTCAAGGACAAGTGGATCGGCCTGCGCACGCCGGATGGCCGCTGA
- a CDS encoding helix-turn-helix transcriptional regulator — translation MSRVADSNARSVSDDGLGKSWSQRVLLIASPADSFPDCLVYAIEREFPFISVEQVPTLEAACTTFEHPVCLTLVDVEFLSEIDRRAGDLIRLHPAAPVVLVQHDNRTPVSVQDVFDLKIVRSVLPMDLKLDVWLSVIRLVLRGGEYFPFAMFQSYAQSSQSAPAKTADHSKRADHANSADTGFDQMGELTEREFQILEMVARGLQNKIIAAALQLSEHTVKIHLHNIITKLGAHNRTEAAAVFHDRRGTFHADADNARPSRFAQTSA, via the coding sequence ATGTCAAGAGTCGCGGATTCCAACGCGCGTAGCGTTAGTGACGACGGATTAGGAAAGAGCTGGTCACAGAGAGTTCTGCTGATAGCGTCGCCGGCCGACAGTTTTCCCGATTGCCTGGTTTATGCAATCGAGAGGGAGTTTCCCTTCATATCGGTAGAGCAGGTCCCCACTCTGGAGGCCGCTTGCACCACGTTCGAGCATCCGGTTTGCCTTACACTGGTCGATGTCGAATTCCTGTCCGAAATCGACAGGCGTGCGGGCGACCTGATAAGGCTTCATCCAGCGGCACCGGTCGTTCTGGTGCAGCATGATAATCGGACACCTGTATCCGTCCAGGATGTCTTCGACCTGAAGATTGTGCGCAGTGTCCTGCCGATGGATTTGAAGCTGGATGTCTGGCTTTCGGTCATCAGGCTGGTGCTTCGTGGCGGGGAGTATTTTCCATTCGCCATGTTCCAGTCATATGCACAGAGCTCGCAGAGCGCTCCGGCCAAAACCGCGGACCACTCCAAGCGGGCTGATCACGCGAATTCTGCTGACACCGGGTTCGATCAGATGGGCGAGTTAACCGAGCGAGAATTTCAGATTCTCGAGATGGTGGCGCGAGGTTTGCAGAACAAGATCATCGCAGCCGCGCTTCAATTGTCCGAACACACGGTCAAGATCCATCTGCACAACATCATCACCAAACTTGGCGCGCACAACAGGACCGAGGCAGCGGCAGTGTTCCACGATCGCAGGGGTACATTTCATGCCGATGCGGACAACGCGCGACCGTCGCGCTTTGCCCAAACTTCCGCTTAG
- a CDS encoding type I secretion protein, producing the protein MYSVYSMQLDKISEAISHFIGMFELSVEEARQQKAYDEFRAAEAVKEDIPDLPNTNVNVKAPYTLDDFDPHVPYMGLKPELVPFTVSTNFWYTPPEIPEGGPVRLDHDRFHTPHLQAAGSGMTLPHIEPPGAVAVYINQEISLSDNDYVGAGGHGLKFTPTVDDGSQLTSLLNATAELSPLDDLAIPGSAADIAAVVTTAADRIESYSGSSDGEATVFVARSDANSDPIDGTFVNGQLVDEADAPKMEDHINILKEQDDDEASEGPDTEEYSVSPDSSDFMSGWGNGLLAPSVELHAGGNTLINSAVLTNNWTGAPVIAVVGDSHEVNAIVQINARCDTDSVSSTLNGWTLGANGPDESFNIATFKHIDPTANDEAPAPADGFPAAWVVTQITGDLVIMDWIQQYTFMMDNDTSILSSSGVRTMVTTGDNTQINDVSLNQLSYYYDLIIVGGNIYDANIIHQLNILVDNDLIGAVDGFETSGEGSYSTAGNLLWNDATIINVGGQNHFEALPDSYLNAATDLAAGKQASPGDILNDEAFAGIGALRVLYISGDMLNLQYVSQTNVLGDSDQVALAMNQFIAHPEAEWTVITGGNQVANFAGIIDVDGTDKTYVGGEHYSDEILIQADIISCDPEFGGQNPDTLVNEAVAFLTDDASDDDDVQPDHHVSLIPDNSQVDVMQGMTG; encoded by the coding sequence GTGTATTCCGTTTATTCTATGCAATTGGACAAGATATCCGAGGCTATCTCTCATTTCATAGGGATGTTCGAACTCTCGGTCGAAGAAGCGCGGCAGCAAAAGGCCTATGACGAGTTTAGAGCGGCCGAGGCCGTCAAGGAAGACATTCCCGATCTTCCCAACACCAATGTGAACGTCAAGGCACCCTACACGCTGGACGATTTCGATCCGCACGTTCCCTATATGGGGCTCAAGCCGGAACTGGTACCGTTCACCGTCAGCACGAACTTCTGGTACACGCCCCCGGAAATTCCCGAAGGCGGGCCTGTGCGCCTTGACCATGATCGGTTTCATACTCCGCACCTGCAGGCGGCCGGCAGTGGCATGACGCTGCCTCACATCGAGCCTCCGGGCGCCGTTGCCGTCTACATCAACCAGGAGATCAGCCTGTCCGACAATGACTATGTCGGCGCCGGCGGGCATGGCCTGAAATTCACCCCGACGGTCGATGATGGCAGCCAACTGACATCGCTGTTGAATGCCACGGCGGAGTTGTCGCCTCTCGATGACCTGGCAATTCCGGGCTCCGCCGCGGATATCGCAGCTGTCGTGACCACCGCAGCCGATCGGATCGAGAGCTATTCTGGCAGCTCCGACGGAGAGGCTACTGTTTTCGTGGCGCGCTCCGACGCGAATTCGGATCCCATCGACGGGACTTTCGTCAACGGACAGCTTGTCGACGAGGCTGACGCGCCGAAGATGGAGGACCATATCAACATCCTGAAGGAACAGGACGACGACGAAGCCAGTGAAGGCCCCGACACGGAAGAATACAGCGTTTCGCCCGACTCCTCCGATTTCATGTCAGGCTGGGGCAACGGCTTGTTGGCTCCTTCGGTCGAGCTGCATGCCGGCGGCAACACGCTGATCAATTCCGCGGTTCTGACCAACAACTGGACAGGTGCACCAGTCATCGCCGTCGTCGGAGACAGCCATGAAGTCAACGCCATCGTCCAGATCAACGCACGGTGCGACACTGACTCGGTCAGCTCCACGCTCAATGGATGGACGCTGGGCGCCAATGGTCCCGACGAGAGCTTCAACATCGCGACGTTCAAGCACATCGACCCAACGGCCAACGACGAGGCTCCAGCCCCGGCGGACGGGTTCCCGGCCGCCTGGGTGGTGACCCAGATCACCGGCGACCTGGTCATCATGGACTGGATCCAGCAATACACGTTCATGATGGACAACGACACGAGCATCCTGTCGTCGTCCGGCGTCAGGACGATGGTGACGACTGGCGACAACACGCAGATAAACGACGTTTCGCTCAATCAGCTGAGCTATTATTACGACCTGATCATCGTTGGAGGGAACATCTATGACGCCAACATAATCCATCAGCTGAACATTCTCGTAGACAACGACCTCATCGGTGCGGTCGACGGGTTCGAGACGAGCGGCGAAGGCAGCTATTCAACCGCAGGCAACTTGCTCTGGAACGACGCGACGATCATCAATGTCGGCGGGCAAAATCATTTCGAGGCGCTGCCGGATTCCTATCTGAATGCGGCGACGGATCTTGCGGCCGGCAAGCAAGCCAGCCCCGGCGACATCCTGAACGACGAGGCCTTTGCCGGCATCGGAGCTCTGCGCGTCCTCTATATCTCCGGTGACATGCTCAATCTGCAGTACGTCTCGCAAACGAACGTGCTGGGCGACAGCGACCAGGTCGCCTTGGCGATGAACCAGTTCATTGCACATCCGGAAGCGGAATGGACCGTCATCACCGGTGGCAACCAGGTGGCCAATTTCGCCGGCATTATCGACGTCGACGGAACCGACAAGACCTATGTGGGCGGCGAACATTATTCAGATGAAATCCTGATCCAGGCGGACATCATTTCGTGTGATCCGGAGTTCGGCGGACAGAATCCAGACACACTGGTGAACGAAGCGGTGGCCTTCCTCACCGATGACGCATCGGACGACGACGACGTGCAGCCGGATCACCATGTGTCGCTGATTCCGGACAATTCACAGGTCGACGTCATGCAAGGCATGACGGGCTGA
- a CDS encoding type I secretion system permease/ATPase — MKDVPKSPSTIVIDGDTGPIKARERPLEGGGPPGGTDDSGRRGGGGGGGGAFHKRLGPVDFGASLKAGLRAVKKNLMIVMLFTVACNMLVLAIPIYLFQISDRVLTSRSGDTLIMLTVVIVGAVILQAMFDALRRFILMRTAVEVAAQLGAPILSAAARASLNSNGKEYQVLGDLQQLRNFLTSGTLLSFLDAPMAPFMMLAVFLIHPHQGFIVMASALILLIITVLNQRATAAAFGEANAHQTKANIHLDSMSRNSQIINALAMIPEAVRIWGKDTANSLRSQVIAQDRNIIFASISKAVRLLTQVTMLGWGAHLAIDGHLTGGMVIAASIIAGRALGPIEGAIEGWNQVVHSRAAYGRIAALLQSSPLNFERLNLPRPEGRLDVERLLFVPQGTKRVVLNGISFALSPGDSLAIIGNSGAGKTTLGKMLVGSILPTSGNVRLDLMDLRNWDPRQFGENIGYLPQDVQLFPASIKANIGRMRDDATDAEIYQAAMLADVHEMISTLPHGYETFVAADGAPLSGGQKQRVALARAFFGNPRLVVLDEPNSNLDAAGDAALERALQHAKEHKITVITITQRPSLLKSVDKILLLVNGTVALFGVRQEVLQALASRGLGIEGGSFGHQIQ, encoded by the coding sequence ATGAAGGATGTGCCGAAGTCTCCAAGCACCATCGTCATAGACGGCGACACCGGCCCGATAAAAGCAAGGGAACGGCCGCTTGAAGGCGGTGGTCCTCCGGGAGGCACCGACGACAGTGGCCGTCGAGGCGGCGGTGGTGGTGGCGGTGGCGCCTTTCACAAGCGCCTCGGCCCGGTCGATTTCGGCGCTTCTCTCAAGGCCGGGCTGCGGGCGGTCAAGAAAAACCTGATGATCGTCATGCTGTTCACGGTCGCGTGCAACATGCTGGTCCTGGCGATTCCGATCTATCTGTTTCAGATCTCGGATCGCGTCCTTACCAGCCGTTCCGGCGACACCTTGATCATGCTGACCGTTGTGATTGTCGGCGCAGTGATCTTGCAGGCGATGTTTGATGCGCTTCGCCGCTTCATCCTGATGCGCACGGCGGTCGAGGTCGCGGCCCAGTTGGGCGCGCCGATCCTGAGTGCGGCGGCCAGAGCCTCGCTGAACAGCAACGGAAAAGAGTATCAGGTTCTAGGCGACCTGCAGCAACTGAGGAACTTCCTGACATCCGGCACGCTGCTGTCGTTCCTCGATGCGCCGATGGCTCCCTTCATGATGCTGGCGGTGTTTCTCATCCACCCGCACCAGGGCTTCATCGTCATGGCCTCCGCGCTGATTCTCCTGATCATCACGGTCCTTAACCAGCGCGCGACGGCGGCGGCCTTCGGCGAGGCGAATGCGCATCAGACCAAGGCCAACATCCATCTCGATTCAATGTCGCGCAATTCCCAGATCATCAACGCGCTCGCCATGATTCCCGAGGCGGTGCGGATTTGGGGCAAGGACACGGCAAACTCTCTTCGCTCACAGGTGATCGCACAGGATCGCAACATCATCTTTGCTTCGATATCGAAGGCTGTCCGGCTTCTGACCCAGGTAACGATGCTTGGCTGGGGGGCTCATCTGGCGATCGATGGTCATCTTACTGGCGGCATGGTTATTGCGGCATCGATCATCGCCGGCCGTGCGCTGGGGCCGATCGAGGGCGCGATCGAAGGCTGGAACCAGGTTGTGCATTCCCGTGCCGCCTATGGCCGGATAGCAGCCCTTCTGCAATCCTCGCCGCTCAATTTCGAACGCTTGAACCTGCCTCGGCCGGAGGGCCGTCTTGATGTCGAACGGTTGCTTTTCGTGCCCCAGGGAACCAAGCGCGTCGTGCTGAACGGCATATCGTTCGCACTCTCACCTGGCGACTCCCTGGCGATCATCGGCAACTCGGGCGCCGGCAAGACGACCTTGGGCAAGATGCTGGTCGGCTCGATCCTGCCTACATCAGGCAACGTCCGGCTGGACTTGATGGATCTGCGCAACTGGGATCCGCGCCAGTTTGGCGAGAACATCGGCTATCTGCCGCAGGATGTTCAGCTCTTCCCCGCATCGATCAAGGCCAACATCGGCCGGATGCGCGATGACGCGACCGATGCCGAAATCTATCAGGCCGCCATGCTGGCGGACGTCCATGAAATGATCTCCACCCTGCCGCACGGCTACGAGACATTCGTGGCCGCCGATGGAGCACCGCTTTCCGGCGGACAGAAGCAGCGTGTCGCCCTTGCGCGCGCCTTTTTCGGCAATCCGCGATTGGTCGTGCTCGACGAGCCGAATTCGAACCTGGACGCCGCAGGCGACGCAGCGCTGGAGCGCGCGCTGCAGCACGCCAAGGAACATAAGATCACGGTCATCACCATCACCCAGAGACCATCCCTGCTCAAGAGCGTCGACAAGATACTCCTGCTCGTCAACGGCACCGTCGCTCTCTTCGGCGTACGCCAGGAAGTCCTGCAGGCCCTGGCTTCCCGCGGGCTGGGCATCGAGGGCGGTTCATTCGGTCATCAGATCCAGTAG
- a CDS encoding HlyD family type I secretion periplasmic adaptor subunit, with product MTTDVVKVQDMQWYSEVPRSIWKQTMVGLLLITVTFGGFGTWAFTAPLASAIVAQGSFVATGQNKIIQHLEGGIIKELLVSEGDHVSLDQPLIKLDETAAQTNERQLFLRKARLEAIAARLNAEVQDSPKIQFPKIVTDNRYDPEIAPIMESQQLNFAAAINKRSSEIGLFDQNIKAMQFRNEGIEEQISSVRRQLQFLKEEYQGKKTLLEQGLIRGTEVKAIQRAMADADGQIGKMLAEVSENREQIVRFEQQITQTKDAYRQAALQELQSLEAELDTVREQSREAENVLRRVIINAPVPGTIIRMYYHTAGGVIESGKAILEILPSEAPLVIEAQVPRTDIDNVKVGQRASIRLTALNRRTTPVLEGEVYYVSADALPDVQGPVPREVYMARVRLPASELAKVHGFTPTPGMPAEVLVQTQSRTFFSYLTKPIADSMAKAFMEQ from the coding sequence ATGACAACCGACGTCGTAAAAGTTCAGGATATGCAGTGGTACTCCGAGGTGCCACGTTCGATCTGGAAACAGACGATGGTGGGCCTGCTGCTCATCACGGTGACTTTCGGCGGCTTCGGCACCTGGGCCTTCACGGCGCCGCTCGCATCCGCCATCGTCGCTCAAGGGAGTTTCGTCGCCACCGGGCAAAACAAGATCATCCAGCATCTCGAAGGCGGTATCATCAAGGAACTCCTGGTCAGCGAAGGGGACCATGTCAGCCTGGATCAGCCGCTGATCAAGCTCGATGAAACTGCCGCCCAGACGAACGAACGGCAATTGTTCCTGAGAAAGGCCAGGCTCGAGGCAATCGCGGCCCGCTTGAATGCCGAGGTGCAAGACAGCCCCAAGATCCAGTTCCCCAAGATTGTGACCGACAATCGGTACGACCCGGAAATTGCGCCGATCATGGAAAGCCAGCAACTCAACTTCGCCGCCGCGATTAACAAACGCAGCAGTGAAATAGGGCTGTTCGATCAGAACATAAAAGCCATGCAGTTCCGCAATGAAGGCATCGAGGAGCAGATCTCGTCGGTTCGGCGGCAATTGCAGTTCCTGAAGGAAGAGTATCAGGGCAAGAAAACGCTTCTCGAACAGGGCTTGATCCGCGGGACCGAGGTGAAGGCGATCCAGCGGGCGATGGCCGACGCAGACGGCCAGATCGGGAAGATGTTGGCGGAAGTTTCCGAGAATCGCGAACAGATCGTCAGGTTCGAACAGCAGATCACGCAGACGAAAGACGCCTATCGCCAGGCCGCGCTCCAGGAATTGCAGAGCCTGGAAGCCGAACTGGACACGGTGCGTGAGCAGTCGCGGGAGGCGGAGAATGTACTTCGCCGCGTAATCATCAATGCTCCCGTGCCCGGCACCATCATACGCATGTATTACCACACTGCCGGTGGTGTCATTGAAAGCGGCAAGGCCATCCTCGAGATCTTGCCCTCAGAGGCGCCTTTGGTCATCGAGGCTCAGGTCCCTCGCACAGATATCGACAATGTGAAGGTCGGGCAGAGGGCCTCGATCAGGCTGACCGCGCTCAACCGGCGAACCACGCCGGTTCTGGAAGGCGAGGTCTACTATGTCTCGGCCGATGCCTTGCCTGATGTGCAAGGCCCCGTCCCGCGGGAAGTCTACATGGCGCGCGTGCGTTTGCCGGCGAGCGAACTGGCGAAGGTGCACGGCTTTACACCGACGCCTGGAATGCCTGCCGAAGTACTCGTGCAGACCCAGTCACGGACGTTCTTCAGCTACCTGACAAAGCCGATCGCCGACAGCATGGCCAAGGCATTCATGGAACAGTGA
- a CDS encoding GNAT family N-acetyltransferase, with translation MALLPLRLRTRLNKKTGYSHNEINMAGSFAADYTGIVCAPGSADRAIPALAKHLTRMNWAKLHLENLRMSEPRRRLLLKNLDDKRLEAQQMRRVNKADNIDNCICPSLDLPGDWETYLEQKTSSNTRQKIRRFLRKLDGSNEFRITHADASTIDRDIGIILEMWRIKWAARKGNLLPSLIRSNRRLFKDAFESGTLFLPILWQGDKPLGGLAFLVDSVKKAMFFHLAGRDETANDIPSGLVLHAYCIRRAIEQGFRSYDFLRGNEPYKYSFGVEETTIHCVLVKTKTGRNLGDRLDARSLGSVLEQATTFHEAGKLANAENAYRQILEVDPRHARTLYGLGQLLAAKGDHWSAADTFASLVAIAPKSVKAWSRLAIEHQALNRHAEAADAFRKLLELNPELPSAQYGLGRSLAQLREVEEAAKILSALQARSDASTDPVLRAKARMQLNKLKQDVNPCYIRLDSSSQTSPTFADANYGELSRPLITRRFAHP, from the coding sequence GTGGCCCTGCTGCCGTTGCGGCTGCGCACCCGGCTGAACAAGAAAACCGGGTACTCCCACAACGAAATCAACATGGCCGGAAGTTTTGCGGCCGATTACACGGGCATCGTTTGTGCGCCGGGCTCTGCCGACCGCGCGATCCCGGCGCTTGCAAAACACCTGACCAGGATGAACTGGGCCAAACTGCATCTCGAAAATCTGCGCATGTCCGAGCCAAGGCGTCGCTTGCTGCTCAAGAACCTCGACGACAAACGGCTCGAAGCTCAACAGATGCGACGCGTCAACAAAGCCGACAATATCGACAATTGCATTTGTCCATCCCTCGACCTGCCGGGGGATTGGGAAACCTATCTCGAGCAGAAAACCAGTTCAAACACGCGCCAGAAGATCAGGCGGTTCCTTCGAAAGCTGGACGGATCCAACGAGTTTCGCATAACCCATGCCGACGCATCGACGATCGACCGCGACATCGGCATCATCCTGGAAATGTGGCGCATCAAATGGGCGGCGCGAAAGGGCAACCTTCTGCCCAGCCTGATCAGGTCCAACCGAAGACTGTTCAAGGACGCCTTCGAGAGCGGGACGCTGTTCCTTCCGATTCTGTGGCAAGGAGACAAGCCGCTCGGCGGCCTGGCATTCCTGGTCGACTCGGTCAAAAAGGCGATGTTCTTCCACCTAGCCGGACGCGACGAGACCGCCAATGACATCCCATCGGGACTTGTGCTGCATGCCTATTGCATCCGTCGTGCGATCGAGCAGGGCTTCCGCAGCTACGACTTCCTGCGCGGCAATGAGCCCTACAAATACTCGTTCGGTGTCGAGGAAACCACGATCCATTGTGTTCTGGTCAAAACCAAGACTGGCCGCAATCTCGGTGACCGGCTTGACGCGAGATCCTTGGGAAGCGTGCTGGAGCAGGCGACCACCTTTCACGAGGCAGGCAAACTGGCCAATGCCGAGAATGCCTACCGCCAGATTCTCGAAGTCGATCCTCGCCACGCGCGTACCCTGTACGGATTGGGCCAGTTGCTCGCCGCGAAAGGGGATCACTGGTCGGCCGCCGACACCTTCGCCTCGCTTGTGGCCATCGCACCCAAGTCGGTGAAGGCGTGGTCGCGGCTTGCCATCGAACATCAGGCGCTGAATCGCCACGCCGAGGCCGCGGACGCCTTCCGCAAGCTGCTTGAGCTCAATCCGGAACTTCCCTCAGCGCAATACGGTCTTGGCCGCAGCCTGGCGCAACTGCGAGAGGTGGAAGAAGCCGCGAAAATCCTGAGCGCGTTGCAAGCCCGGTCCGACGCATCCACGGATCCTGTGCTTCGCGCCAAGGCACGCATGCAACTAAACAAGCTGAAGCAAGACGTGAACCCTTGTTACATTCGCCTGGATTCATCGAGCCAAACTTCACCGACCTTTGCAGATGCCAACTATGGCGAGCTTTCGCGACCTTTGATAACCCGCCGATTTGCTCACCCTTGA
- a CDS encoding TetR family transcriptional regulator C-terminal domain-containing protein → MATSAIARPDVRPSPASLRRCKTPQERLTTICNGNFDERMYIASRAQYWISYCAQATFSARFARLLNVQNARMRSNLLHELRQLLPKVEAERAAEMIAMLMDGIWVRMAVTKAEPSRETALVMLTSLVDSLLGSSSPPKLGHSKRK, encoded by the coding sequence ATGGCAACCAGCGCGATCGCCAGGCCTGACGTGAGACCGAGCCCGGCGAGCCTGCGCCGCTGCAAGACCCCGCAGGAACGTCTAACCACGATCTGCAATGGCAATTTCGATGAGCGGATGTACATAGCCAGCCGGGCTCAATATTGGATTTCCTATTGCGCCCAAGCAACCTTCTCCGCACGCTTCGCAAGATTGCTCAATGTCCAGAACGCGCGGATGCGCAGCAATCTGCTGCACGAATTGCGCCAGCTCCTGCCCAAGGTGGAAGCCGAGCGCGCGGCAGAAATGATCGCCATGTTGATGGATGGCATCTGGGTTCGCATGGCGGTGACCAAGGCCGAACCGTCGCGAGAAACAGCGCTGGTCATGTTGACTAGCCTGGTCGACAGCTTGTTGGGTTCAAGCAGCCCGCCGAAGTTGGGGCATTCCAAACGCAAGTAG